One stretch of Aeromicrobium fastidiosum DNA includes these proteins:
- a CDS encoding VOC family protein: MTQMFVNLPVTDLERAKAFYTALGFTINPKFTDHNAACVVVEDGHHYLMILVREFFQTFTDVPIGDPRTGPTVAVAFFLDSREEVDGVAERGLAAGGSEPKEAADYGFMYQRQLLDPDGNFLELGWMDPVAAEQGPDAHVGQQD; this comes from the coding sequence ATGACCCAGATGTTCGTCAACCTGCCCGTGACCGACCTGGAGCGGGCGAAGGCGTTCTACACCGCGCTCGGATTCACGATCAACCCCAAGTTCACCGACCACAACGCGGCCTGCGTCGTCGTCGAGGACGGGCACCACTACCTCATGATCCTGGTGCGGGAGTTCTTCCAGACGTTCACCGACGTGCCGATCGGCGACCCTCGCACCGGCCCCACCGTCGCGGTCGCCTTCTTCCTCGACAGCCGCGAGGAGGTCGACGGCGTGGCCGAGCGTGGCCTTGCGGCCGGTGGCTCGGAGCCCAAGGAGGCCGCCGACTACGGCTTCATGTACCAGCGCCAGCTGCTCGACCCCGACGGCAACTTCCTCGAGCTGGGCTGGATGGACCCGGTCGCTGCTGAGCAGGGCCCCGACGCCCACGTCGGCCAGCAGGACTGA
- a CDS encoding winged helix-turn-helix transcriptional regulator, with amino-acid sequence MAAREYGQYCGVTRALELVGERWALLIVRDLLVGPRRYGELAEGLPRIPSNILAARLKDLQAAGILRRAPRSRVVVYELTPYGRELEPVVLALGAWGFKAMGDPREGQVITSDSMTMALRTAFRPHVAADLPPTSYLAHLGPAELLVRVDGSRLAVSSGDAPADLTFAAGPGIRRLISGELSAGRAIETGEVEVLHGHRDLLARFASTFHLAA; translated from the coding sequence GTGGCCGCACGTGAGTACGGCCAGTACTGCGGTGTCACACGCGCTCTCGAGCTGGTGGGGGAGCGGTGGGCGCTGCTGATCGTCCGCGACCTGCTGGTCGGTCCGCGACGCTACGGCGAGCTGGCCGAGGGGCTGCCCCGCATCCCGAGCAACATCCTCGCGGCGCGGCTCAAGGACCTCCAGGCCGCCGGCATCCTGCGCCGTGCGCCTCGCTCCCGGGTCGTGGTCTACGAGCTGACGCCGTACGGTCGTGAGCTCGAGCCGGTCGTGCTGGCGCTCGGGGCGTGGGGCTTCAAGGCCATGGGTGATCCCCGCGAGGGGCAGGTCATCACGTCCGACTCCATGACGATGGCGCTGCGGACGGCGTTCCGTCCGCACGTCGCGGCCGATCTGCCCCCGACCTCGTACCTCGCGCACCTCGGCCCGGCCGAGCTGCTCGTGCGGGTTGACGGTTCCCGGCTCGCCGTCTCGAGCGGCGACGCACCGGCCGACCTGACGTTCGCGGCGGGTCCGGGCATCCGTCGGCTCATCTCGGGCGAGCTCTCGGCCGGCCGCGCGATCGAGACCGGTGAGGTCGAGGTGCTGCACGGCCATCGCGACCTGCTGGCGCGCTTCGCGAGCACCTTCCACCTGGCCGCGTGA
- a CDS encoding Hsp20/alpha crystallin family protein, whose product MTFDPFGELDRLATGLSQLRTGPRAVPVDLVKDGDCYVLNADLPGVDPGSIDIDLDGNLLTIRAERTATAHEGAQWIVQERRSGSYLRQFTLGDGLDTERISATYDNGVLSLMIPVSERAKPRKIQLTGADEQASIVA is encoded by the coding sequence ATGACCTTTGATCCTTTCGGCGAGCTCGACCGCCTCGCCACCGGGCTGTCCCAGCTGCGCACCGGACCACGTGCCGTGCCGGTCGACCTGGTGAAGGACGGCGACTGCTACGTGCTGAACGCCGACCTGCCCGGCGTCGATCCCGGCTCGATCGACATCGACCTGGACGGCAACCTGCTGACGATCCGGGCCGAGCGGACGGCGACCGCCCACGAGGGTGCCCAGTGGATCGTGCAGGAACGGCGGTCCGGCAGCTACCTGCGTCAGTTCACGCTGGGTGACGGGCTCGACACCGAGCGCATCTCGGCGACGTACGACAACGGCGTGCTGTCGCTCATGATCCCGGTGAGCGAGCGCGCCAAGCCGCGCAAGATCCAGCTGACCGGCGCGGACGAGCAGGCGTCGATCGTGGCGTAG